In a genomic window of Myxococcales bacterium:
- a CDS encoding heavy metal translocating P-type ATPase metal-binding domain-containing protein — translation MTTAVADRPLAVAAAARTACAHCGAPSAPTDDGPAFCCTGCAVVYRAIRSSGLEAYYQVRDAAAPARTTDRGYDELDDDAFRHLHARERADGSRAVTLFLEDLRCAGCVWLVEATPSCVPGVVDVRVDVGRGRCDVVYRPDDVPLSKIARHLDRLGHPVHPFRGAERDLARRRDDRATMLRIGVAGAGFGNLMLLAVGLYAGWWTKMATDERALFRWASMVIALPTIGYGSVPLFRTALAALRARRAHVDVPLALGVGVGLLWSSANVVRGHGDVYFDSLAMLTFLLLVSRWIVSRSHRRAATAAELLWTLTPRRAVRVGADGATAEVPLEAVAIGDRLRVRAGEAVPVDGTVVAGRSSIDAAILTGEARPVAIEAGASVCAGTTNLAAPIDVTATAVGEATRVGALVRHVEELSTRKAPIERLVDRVAGYFVAVVLAAAAATALAWGGTTGIEHAMALLIVTCPCALALATPLAVTVALGRAARASVLVKGADALERLATPGRIVLDKTGTLTLGQPTVVTWDGPAEVRAWVAVAERGSAHPLARALIALAPDAAAEVAEVDERRGLGLRATVAGHALLIGAPRWVGAEVDLAPIAARLAELAERGETPIAIAVDGACVAVAGITDPLRPGAAAAIARLRALGWQPEILSGDDPAAVAAIAAQLGGLPARGGVSPEAKLAHVEAARAAGPVVMVGDGVNDAAALAAATCGIAVAGAAEIAIEAADVYLRTPAIDAIAATVAGAQATMATIRRNLTVSLFYNAIGGTLAVAGLIHPLVGAVMMPLSSLTVLTSSLRSRAFREP, via the coding sequence GTGACCACGGCGGTCGCTGACCGACCGCTCGCGGTCGCCGCGGCCGCGCGCACCGCGTGCGCCCACTGCGGCGCCCCGTCGGCCCCGACCGACGACGGCCCGGCGTTCTGCTGCACCGGCTGCGCGGTGGTCTACCGGGCGATCCGCTCGTCCGGCCTCGAGGCCTACTACCAGGTGCGCGACGCGGCCGCGCCGGCCCGCACCACCGACCGCGGCTACGACGAGCTCGACGACGACGCCTTCCGGCACCTGCACGCGCGCGAGCGCGCCGACGGCAGCCGCGCGGTGACGCTGTTCCTCGAGGATCTGCGCTGCGCCGGGTGCGTGTGGCTGGTCGAGGCGACGCCGAGCTGCGTGCCGGGCGTGGTCGACGTCCGGGTCGACGTCGGCCGCGGCCGCTGCGACGTCGTCTACCGCCCCGACGACGTGCCGCTGTCGAAGATCGCGCGCCACCTCGATCGGCTGGGTCACCCGGTCCACCCGTTCCGCGGCGCCGAGCGCGACCTGGCCCGGCGCCGGGACGATCGGGCGACGATGTTGCGGATCGGCGTGGCCGGGGCCGGGTTCGGCAACCTGATGCTGCTCGCGGTCGGCCTCTACGCCGGCTGGTGGACCAAGATGGCGACCGACGAGCGGGCGCTGTTCCGGTGGGCGTCGATGGTGATCGCGCTGCCGACGATCGGCTACGGCTCGGTGCCGCTGTTCCGCACCGCCCTGGCCGCGCTGCGCGCGCGCCGCGCGCACGTCGACGTGCCGCTGGCGCTCGGCGTCGGGGTCGGCCTGCTCTGGAGCAGCGCCAACGTGGTGCGCGGTCACGGCGACGTCTACTTCGACAGCCTGGCGATGCTGACGTTCCTGCTGCTGGTGTCGCGCTGGATCGTGTCGCGCTCGCACCGGCGCGCCGCGACCGCCGCCGAGCTCTTGTGGACGCTGACGCCGCGCCGGGCGGTGCGGGTCGGCGCCGACGGCGCGACCGCCGAGGTCCCGCTCGAGGCGGTCGCGATCGGGGATCGCCTCCGGGTCCGCGCCGGCGAGGCGGTGCCGGTCGATGGCACCGTCGTCGCGGGCCGCTCGTCGATCGACGCCGCGATCCTCACCGGCGAGGCCCGGCCGGTCGCGATCGAGGCCGGCGCCAGCGTGTGCGCCGGCACCACCAACCTGGCGGCGCCGATCGACGTGACCGCGACCGCGGTCGGCGAGGCCACCCGGGTCGGGGCGCTGGTGCGCCACGTCGAGGAGCTGTCGACCCGCAAGGCGCCGATCGAGCGCCTGGTCGATCGCGTCGCCGGCTACTTCGTCGCGGTGGTGCTCGCGGCGGCGGCGGCGACCGCGCTGGCCTGGGGCGGCACCACCGGGATCGAGCACGCGATGGCGCTCTTGATCGTCACCTGCCCGTGCGCGCTGGCGCTGGCGACCCCGCTGGCGGTGACGGTGGCGCTGGGCCGCGCGGCCCGCGCCAGCGTCCTGGTCAAGGGCGCCGACGCGCTCGAGCGCCTGGCCACGCCCGGCCGGATCGTCCTCGACAAGACCGGCACGCTCACGCTCGGTCAACCGACCGTCGTCACCTGGGACGGGCCGGCCGAGGTGCGCGCCTGGGTCGCCGTGGCCGAGCGCGGCAGCGCCCACCCGCTGGCCCGCGCGCTGATCGCGCTGGCGCCCGACGCCGCCGCCGAGGTGGCCGAGGTCGACGAGCGCCGCGGCCTCGGCCTGCGCGCCACGGTCGCCGGCCACGCGCTCCTGATCGGCGCCCCGCGCTGGGTCGGCGCCGAGGTCGACCTGGCGCCGATCGCCGCGCGCCTGGCCGAGCTGGCCGAGCGCGGCGAGACCCCGATCGCGATCGCCGTCGACGGCGCCTGCGTCGCGGTGGCCGGCATCACCGATCCGCTGCGCCCGGGCGCGGCCGCGGCGATCGCGCGGCTGCGCGCGCTGGGCTGGCAGCCCGAGATCCTGTCGGGCGACGATCCGGCCGCGGTCGCCGCGATCGCGGCGCAGCTCGGCGGCCTGCCCGCCCGCGGCGGCGTGTCGCCCGAGGCCAAGCTCGCCCACGTCGAGGCCGCGCGCGCGGCCGGGCCGGTGGTGATGGTCGGCGACGGCGTCAACGACGCCGCGGCCCTGGCCGCCGCCACCTGCGGCATCGCCGTGGCCGGCGCCGCCGAGATCGCGATCGAGGCCGCCGACGTCTACCTGCGCACGCCGGCGATCGACGCGATCGCCGCGACCGTCGCGGGCGCCCAGGCGACGATGGCGACGATCCGGCGGAACCTGACGGTGTCGTTGTTCTACAACGCGATCGGTGGGACCCTGGCGGTGGCCGGCCTCATCCACCCGCTGGTCGGGGCGGTGATGATGCCGCTGTCGTCGCTGACCGTCCTCACCAG